The following coding sequences lie in one Pseudomonadota bacterium genomic window:
- a CDS encoding transposase has translation MALLGAPRTQHLCRYITRPAIAHERLALNRAGQLVLTLKTAYREGTTHVLMSPLEFLQRLAALVPRPRLHLIRFHGVLAPHARLRPEVIPGVPVNAHTPQPTTPRRPLLRRLPA, from the coding sequence ATGGCTCTGCTTGGCGCGCCGAGGACGCAGCACCTGTGCCGCTATATCACCCGCCCCGCCATCGCCCACGAGCGCCTTGCTCTCAACCGTGCCGGGCAACTCGTGCTTACCCTGAAGACCGCCTATCGAGAGGGCACGACCCACGTCCTCATGTCACCCCTGGAGTTTTTGCAGCGACTCGCCGCCCTGGTTCCCCGTCCACGGCTCCATCTCATCCGCTTCCATGGCGTGCTCGCACCCCACGCGAGGCTCCGTCCCGAGGTCATTCCGGGCGTGCCGGTCAACGCCCATACCCCTCAGCCGACCACGCCGAGGCGCCCCCTGCTGCGGCGCTTGCCCGCCTGA